Proteins encoded in a region of the Zea mays cultivar B73 chromosome 2, Zm-B73-REFERENCE-NAM-5.0, whole genome shotgun sequence genome:
- the LOC100273153 gene encoding Trimethyltridecatetraene synthase: MEQATWAAFLGIVLCAALFHRTFLARGRRRANNPPPGPKPWPIIGNLNLVGELPHRSMNELSKRYGPLMQLRFGSLPVVVGASVEMAKLFLKTNDAAFSDRPRFAVGKYIAYDFSEVRQARRICATELFSATRLESFEHIRDEEVRVMLQQLRQAAGRTVLLRDYLQMLTLGVISRIVLGKKYVQEEAADGEGDSAPAMTPAEFGEMVDEFLVLHGVFNIGDYIPWLDWLDLQGYVARMKRMKARFGRLLERLLDVHNERRLREGGNFVAKDMLDVLLQLADDTSLEVQLNRDNVKAITQDLIIGGTDTSAKALEWAVSELLKNPKVLAKATEELDHVIGPDRLVTESDLPRLPYIEAVLKETLRLHPAAPMLAPHVAREDTSVDGYDVLAGTVVFINVWAIGRDPALWDAPEEFRPERFFESKIGVRGHDFQLLPFGSGRRMCPGINLALKVMALTLANLLHGFKWRLPDGVTAEELSMEEAFQLTVPRKFPLEAVVEPRLPDRLYTGA; this comes from the exons ATGGAACAAGCTACATGGGCCGCGTTCCTCGGCATTGTCCTTTGCGCAGCGCTCTTCCACAGGACCTTCCTTGCGCGCGGCCGGCGCCGGGCCAACAACCCCCCGCCCGGCCCCAAGCCATGGCCGATCATCGGCAACCTAAACCTCGTGGGCGAGCTCCCCCACCGCTCCATGAACGAGCTCTCCAAGCGGTACGGTCCGCTCATGCAGCTCCGGTTCGGGTCGTTGCCTGTTGTCGTCGGCGCGTCGGTTGAGATGGCAAAGCTCTTCCTCAAGACCAATGACGCGGCGTTCTCCGACCGGCCGAGGTTCGCAGTCGGCAAGTACATCGCGTACGACTTCTCCGAGGTTCGCCAGGCACGTAGGATCTGCGCCACCGAGCTCTTCAGCGCCACGCGGCTCGAGTCATTCGAGCACATCCGCGACGAGGAGGTGCGCGTGATGCTGCAACAGCTGCGCCAAGCGGCTGGGCGCACCGTGCTGCTCAGGGACTACCTGCAGATGTTGACGCTCGGCGTGATCTCGCGCATAGTTCTGGGCAAGAAGTACgtccaggaggaggcggcggacgGTGAGGGGGACTCAGCGCCGGCGATGACGCCTGCCGAGTTCGGGGAGATGGTGGACGAGTTCTTGGTGCTTCACGGTGTGTTTAACATTGGTGATTACATCCCATGGCTAGATTGGCTGGACCTGCAGGGCTACGTTGCTAGGATGAAGAGAATGAAGGCGAGGTTTGGTCGACTCCTGGAACGACTCCTGGACGTGCACAACGAGCGGCGGCTACGCGAGGGAGGGAACTTCGTGGCAAAGGATATGTTGGACGTGCTGCTGCAGCTGGCCGATGATACTAGTCTTGAAGTCCAGCTCAACAGGGACAATGTTAAGGCTATCACACAG GACCTAATCATTGGAGGCACGGATACTAGTGCAAAGGCCCTGGAGTGGGCTGTCTCGGAGCTGCTCAAGAACCCCAAGGTCTTAGCCAAGGCCACAGAAGAGCTGGACCACGTCATAGGGCCGGACCGACTGGTGACAGAAAGCGACCTCCCTCGCCTCCCCTACATCGAGGCTGTGCTCAAGGAGACCCTGCGCCTGCACCCTGCCGCGCCGATGCTGGCACCCCACGTGGCCCGCGAGGACACATCCGTGGACGGCTACGACGTGCTCGCTGGCACGGTCGTGTTCATCAACGTGTGGGCAATCGGCCGCGACCCTGCGCTGTGGGACGCGCCGGAGGAGTTCCGGCCGGAGCGGTTCTTCGAGAGCAAGATCGGCGTGAGGGGCCATGACTTCCAGCTGCTGCCGTTCGGCTCTGGCCGGCGAATGTGCCCCGGGATCAACCTCGCGCTAAAGGTGATGGCTTTGACCCTTGCCAATCTGCTTCACGGCTTCAAGTGGAGGCTTCCGGACGGCGTGACGGCG